The following proteins are co-located in the Apium graveolens cultivar Ventura chromosome 5, ASM990537v1, whole genome shotgun sequence genome:
- the LOC141661677 gene encoding uncharacterized protein LOC141661677, translated as MASFSVEDFIGNGCLKELLPKLLEEGWDDVPTLKFMNSEDMKAVNMTQQQKDALEIRSYVHDRALMQYADKLEASQKSLPELLNLSSADLYSQIGMKRGHLARFTQRTSNEYAADPFPASMTRPMRQRTITPSRNDSVYKSGLMSINSRKLQSMVRSGPAGNSMAYDVTIEQSLSDFKMKDGQIFKGIVAAVPDEPRGCGCVQSPPIIENVAPYSVIDNISVQKLTPEYKIGMERLVKTKTPPMKASELWRHKPAVLLCLRRPGCIMCRAEAHKLYARKPILDALGIQLYAVLHEHIEAEVKDFWPRYWGGVVLLDKSREFFKALGGGSLLKDKFVSGFLFNPRAIANYKRAKAMGIDSNFKGEGEIKGGLFIVGKGKSGIAYQFIERNFGDWAPIAEVIEICARLQNQHHSHEGDSTKSLHESEYV; from the exons ATGGCTTCTTTTTCAGTGGAGGATTTTATTGGGAATGGATGTCTGAAAGAATTGCTTCCAAAGCTGTTAGAGGAAGGCTGGGATGATGTGCCAACTTTAAAGTTCATGAATTCAGAGGATATGAAAGCCGTTAACATGACTCAACAACAAAAG gatGCTCTAGAGATAAGATCGTATGTTCATGATCGCGCCTTGATGCAATACGCAGACAAGCTGGAGGCCTCACAAAAATCTCTTCCTGAGCTTTTAAATTTAAGTTCAGCAGACCTGTACTCGCAGATTGGCATGAAAAGAGGTCACCTTGCGCGGTTCACACAAAGAACCAGTAATGAATATGCAGCAGATCCTTTTCCAGCATCAATGACACGCCCCATGAGACAAAGAACTATAACGCCATCTAGAAATGATAGTGTTTACAAGAGTGGGCTTATGTCTATCAACTCCAGAAAACTGCAGAGTATGGTAAGATCAGGACCGGCAGGGAATAGTATGGCTTATGATGTAACTATTGAGCAGTCCTTGTCTGATTTTAAAATGAAAGATGGACAAATCTTTAAGGGAATTGTGGCCGCGGTGCCTGATGAACCTAGAGGATGTGGCTGTGTACAGTCCCCGCCTATTATTGAAAATGTTGCGCCATACTCCGTTATTGATAACATCTCTGTTCAAAAATTAACTCCAGAATATAAAATTGGGATGGAAAGACTGGTAAAAACAAAGACACCTCCGATGAAAGCCTCAGAACTTTGGCGTCACAAACCAGCCGTGCTTCTCTGCCTTCGCAGACCTGG GTGCATCATGTGCCGAGCTGAAGCACACAAGCTATATGCAAGAAAACCAATATTAGATGCACTTGGAATTCAGTTATATGCAGTTCTTCACGAACACATAGAAGCAGAG GTGAAGGATTTCTGGCCAAGATACTGGGGCGGCGTCGTACTCCTTGACAAGAGCAGAGAATTTTTCAAGGCTCTAGGCGGTGGAAGCCTTTTGAAAGACAAGTTTGTTTCAGGATTTCTGTTTAATCCTCGAGCCATAGCAAATTACAAGCGTGCGAAAGCAATGGGGATAGATTCCAACTTCAAAGGAGAAGGTGAAATAAAAGGAGGACTGTTTATTGTTGGCAAAGGCAAAAGTGGAATTGCATACCAGTTCATTGAAAGGAATTTTGGAGACTGGGCACCTATTGCTGAAGTCATTGAAATTTGTGCTCGCCTCCAG AATCAACATCACAGCCATGAGGGGGACTCTACCAAATCACTCCACGAATCTGAATATGTTTAA
- the LOC141661929 gene encoding uncharacterized protein LOC141661929, with translation MLQQIVLLLLSLSLVILFLITGSHLTEKVSCKGVNNSAELLQNNDVVHVDNVHAAAGKESMSGSSWHIIVGKVYSGSLSTPIQRSSSTTEKVESPAVVADRRSGRKFRRRSLIVREKKNESGFVAYSADYGRPRHHPPKNN, from the exons ATGTTGCAGCAGATAGTATTACTGTTGCTAAGCTTATCTCTAGTAATTTTGTTTCTAATTACTGGAAGTCACTTAACAGAAAAAGTTTCTTGTAAAG GTGTCAATAATTCAGCAGAACTACTGCAGAATAATGATGTG GTACATGTTGACAATGTGCATGCAGCAGCTGGCAAAGAATCAATGTCAGGAAGTAGCTGGCATATCATCGTTGGAAAAGTTTATAGTGGAAGTTTGTCAACTCCGATACAGAGAAGCTCAAGTACTACAGAGAAGGTTGAAAGCCCAGCAGTGGTTGCAGATAGGAGAAGTGGGCGAAAATTTAGACGAAGAAGTCTAATTGTCAGGGAGAAGAAAAATGAGTCTGGTTTTGTTGCTTATAGTGCAGATTACGGTAGACCAAGACATCATCCACCTAAGAATAACTGa
- the LOC141661678 gene encoding DEAD-box ATP-dependent RNA helicase 35-like: MAIDMKRKFTEEEEDDDYVDYVPVEKRRALAAQQIQQRKSDQRQGNDRQPSSVIYKNAEPKPEPRPPSLLEASRMRKPVEMIDLREKIEQEEKDIVDNLSDRKALKSVRELAKDINYTESLKTGWKPPLDIRTMSIKACDAMRKKWHILVDGEDIAPPVKDFKDMRFPEPILNKLKEKGIVKPTPIQVQGLPVILSGRDMIGIAFTGSGKTLAYVLPLIMMALQEEIMMPVVRREGPFGLVICPSHELANQIYDVVQEFVECLRECNNYPVLRSMLCIGGVDVNSQLEVLRKGVHIVVATPGRLNEILAKKKMNLDSCRYLVLDEADRLVDLAFEADIRNVISYFKDQRQTLLFSATMPTKIKNFAKNALVKPVIVNVGRAGAANLDVIQEVEYVKQEAKYVYLRECLDKTPPPVLVFSESKAEVDEIHEYLIIKGVEAVSIHGGKDQMERQYAISAFKAGRKDVLVATDVVSKGLDFPNIRHVINFDMPAEIENYIHRIGRTGRCGKTGIATTFINGRQNETILLDLKHVLIEAKQRLPPVLAQLTSDTTEATEGCGNCGGLGHRIRNCPKLEHQNKQLAARFKMDSFRSGGYKAEF, translated from the coding sequence ATGGCAATCGACATGAAACGAAAGTTTACAGAGGAAGAAGAGGATGATGATTATGTGGATTACGTCCCTGTTGAAAAACGCAGGGCCTTGGCTGCGCAACAGATCCAACAGAGAAAGAGTGATCAGAGACAAGGTAATGATCGTCAACCTTCTTCTGTTATTTACAAGAATGCAGAACCAAAACCAGAACCTAGACCACCTAGTTTGCTTGAAGCATCGCGGATGCGTAAGCCTGTTGAGATGATCGATCTTCGCGAAAAGATTGAGCAAGAAGAGAAAGATATTGTCGACAACCTGTCAGACCGCAAGGCCTTGAAGTCGGTGCGTGAACTTGCTAAGGATATTAACTACACCGAGTCTTTGAAAACAGGGTGGAAGCCTCCGTTGGATATTAGAACAATGTCGATCAAGGCCTGCGATGCTATGAGAAAGAAGTGGCATATACTTGTTGATGGTGAAGATATTGCACCCCCTGTTAAGGATTTTAAGGATATGAGATTTCCGGAGCCTATTTTAAACAAGTTGAAAGAGAAGGGGATTGTAAAACCTACGCCTATTCAAGTTCAAGGGCTTCCTGTGATCTTATCAGGACGGGACATGATTGGTATCGCTTTTACAGGGTCTGGTAAGACGCTGGCTTACGTGTTGCCATTGATCATGATGGCTCTTCAGGAAGAGATTATGATGCCTGTTGTTCGTAGGGAAGGACCATTTGGTTTGGTGATATGTCCATCTCATGAGCTGGCTAACCAAATTTATGATGTTGTGCAGGAATTTGTTGAATGTTTGAGGGAGTGTAACAATTATCCGGTACTAAGGTCAATGCTTTGTATTGGCGGTGTTGATGTCAATTCACAGTTGGAGGTTTTGCGTAAAGGTGTACATATTGTTGTAGCTACACCTGGGAGGTTGAATGAGATATTAGCTAAAAAGAAGATGAATCTTGATAGCTGCAGATACTTGGTTTTGGACGAGGCAGACCGTCTAGTGGATTTAGCTTTTGAAGCTGACATACGGAATGTGATCAGTTACTTCAAAGATCAAAGGCAAACTCTTCTGTTTTCTGCTACAATGCCAACAAAGATTAAGAATTTTGCTAAAAATGCATTGGTTAAGCCTGTCATTGTCAATGTTGGAAGGGCTGGAGCAGCAAATCTTGACGTCATTCAAGAAGTGGAGTATGTGAAACAAGAGGCGAAATATGTCTACCTTCGTGAATGCCTGGATAAGACTCCACCGCCTGTTTTAGTATTTAGTGAGAGCAAAGCTGAAGTCGATGAAATACATGAATATCTTATCATAAAAGGAGTTGAGGCCGTCTCAATTCATGGTGGTAAGGATCAGATGGAGAGACAGTATGCAATTTCTGCTTTTAAAGCAGGCAGGAAAGATGTGCTGGTTGCCACCGATGTGGTCTCAAAGGGTTTGGATTTTCCTAATATCCGACATGTTATCAATTTTGATATGCCAGCTGAAATTGAAAACTATATTCATAGAATTGGAAGGACAGGAAGATGTGGAAAAACTGGAATAGCGACAACATTTATTAACGGCAGGCAAAACGAAACGATTCTTCTTGATCTCAAGCACGTGCTAATTGAAGCGAAACAGAGATTACCCCCTGTGCTGGCCCAACTAACAAGTGATACAACAGAGGCAACAGAAGGCTGTGGAAATTGTGGTGGACTAGGTCATCGCATTCGCAATTGTCCCAAGTTAGAGCATCAGAATAAGCAGCTTGCAGCTAGGTTTAAGATGGATTCTTTCCGGTCTGGTGGTTACAAAGCAGAATTCTAG